From a region of the Burkholderia sp. PAMC 26561 genome:
- a CDS encoding GNAT family N-acetyltransferase, whose product MSFDFKSKAVPAFPPDGLAAKRVVLRRADLQQAEAMLAYRVANRAHLEPWEPSRDACFYSTQAANERAMQMEHAMAEGTALHLLIFSNAADAADNALIGDCHFTNIVRGPFQACNLGYSIDQRYEGRGLMHEALGVALDFVFDAYKLHRVMASYRPENERSGRLLARLGFEHEGLAKAYLKIDGKWADHVMTSRVNPGD is encoded by the coding sequence ATGTCATTTGATTTCAAAAGCAAAGCAGTTCCCGCATTTCCACCGGATGGTCTTGCCGCGAAGCGCGTCGTTCTGCGACGCGCCGACCTGCAACAAGCCGAAGCCATGCTTGCGTACCGCGTGGCGAATCGCGCGCATCTCGAACCCTGGGAGCCTTCGCGCGACGCCTGTTTTTATTCGACGCAAGCCGCGAACGAGCGGGCGATGCAGATGGAACACGCCATGGCCGAGGGCACGGCGCTGCATCTGCTGATTTTTTCGAATGCAGCGGACGCAGCGGATAACGCGCTGATTGGCGATTGCCACTTTACGAACATCGTTCGCGGACCGTTTCAGGCGTGCAATCTCGGGTATTCAATCGATCAGCGTTACGAAGGGCGCGGGTTGATGCATGAAGCGCTCGGTGTCGCGCTTGACTTCGTGTTCGATGCTTACAAGCTGCATCGGGTGATGGCGAGTTATCGGCCGGAGAACGAGCGCAGCGGACGATTGCTCGCCCGGCTCGGGTTCGAACACGAAGGGCTGGCGAAGGCGTACTTGAAGATCGACGGGAAGTGGGCGGACCACGTCATGACTTCGCGGGTGAATCCTGGGGATTGA
- a CDS encoding LysR family transcriptional regulator, with product MPDEINDLRVFAQMVDAGSLSAAARQTDGSAAAMSRRLAALEKRLGVRLVTRTSRRFELTVEGALFHERALTILQAVDDAEAEISAQARVPQGLVCIGAPSEIGRKQIAPLIEAFSDRYPEVEVRLVLSDIGLDVIDDNLDVALRIGLPPDTGVVAKRLLSSRRIVCAAPDYLARCGTPHTPADLAGHDCIRLVRGQRVFDRWVFQEDGRRRDVQVRGTLSTASGEVLHDWALKGRGLALKALWDIEDDLREGRLVECLAPYHCDEIELYAVFANRRHMSPRVRVFLDFVEQAFKDKL from the coding sequence ATGCCAGATGAAATCAACGACCTGCGGGTCTTCGCGCAAATGGTCGATGCAGGTAGCTTGTCGGCGGCGGCACGCCAGACCGACGGATCGGCTGCCGCCATGAGCCGGCGCCTCGCCGCACTCGAAAAGCGGCTGGGCGTGCGGCTTGTCACGCGGACGTCGCGGCGCTTCGAGTTGACCGTCGAAGGCGCGCTGTTTCACGAGCGAGCGCTCACCATCCTTCAAGCCGTCGATGACGCCGAAGCCGAGATCAGCGCGCAGGCGCGCGTGCCGCAGGGTCTGGTGTGTATTGGCGCGCCTTCCGAGATCGGGCGCAAGCAAATCGCGCCGCTGATCGAAGCGTTCTCCGACCGCTACCCTGAAGTGGAAGTACGGCTGGTGTTATCGGATATTGGCCTGGACGTGATCGATGACAATCTCGATGTAGCCTTGCGTATTGGTCTGCCGCCGGATACGGGCGTCGTCGCGAAGCGTTTGCTGTCGAGCCGGCGAATCGTTTGCGCCGCGCCTGATTATCTGGCGCGGTGCGGCACACCGCATACGCCCGCCGACCTCGCCGGGCATGATTGCATCCGGTTGGTTCGCGGCCAACGCGTGTTCGACAGATGGGTGTTTCAGGAGGACGGGCGGCGCCGGGACGTTCAGGTACGCGGGACTTTATCGACGGCAAGCGGCGAAGTGCTGCACGACTGGGCCCTCAAGGGGCGCGGCCTCGCGTTGAAGGCGCTATGGGATATAGAAGATGACTTGCGTGAAGGGCGGCTGGTGGAGTGCCTCGCGCCCTATCACTGCGATGAAATCGAGTTGTATGCGGTGTTTGCGAATCGCCGGCATATGTCGCCGCGCGTCCGGGTGTTTCTGGACTTCGTGGAACAGGCGTTCAAAGACAAGCTGTAA
- a CDS encoding purine-cytosine permease family protein: MASSRTSNSARKVETRGIEPVPESECHGHPLQLFWVWFAANISILGLPLGATLVAFQHLAIWQAALVAIVGAAGSFAIVGVISIAGRRGHAPSLTLSRAIFGVRGNIGPTIVSLLSRLGWETVNTTTAAYVLLSLATIVFGTPAEAKDAPVLTLVFIAVFVVMTMIVSGLGHATLLMIQKWSTYVFGVLNLLVAGFLVTAIDWHAVFNAAPAPLSAVIIGIGTIAAGTGIGWANAGADMSRYQAPKVKGPALVASAAFGAGIPLILLVTLGALLSVGNDHLASATDPIAAIREMLPTWMAIPYLITAFGGLLLSNYLSVYSAGLTTLTLGLKVKRVQAVVVDVVVIFAGSIYFMLIAGSFYGPFIGFISLLAVPITAWVGIFVVDLIHRQEYSPKDLLDVSPRSAYWYKGGIEWRAFGAWALAIVLGFCFLSTGAYHGVFSGSWFGRNGLGWIVTFVVAAGVYALLGGARGSAKRWKTA, encoded by the coding sequence ATGGCTTCGTCACGCACGTCAAACAGCGCTCGCAAAGTCGAGACGCGCGGTATCGAACCCGTACCGGAAAGCGAATGTCATGGACATCCGCTGCAGCTTTTCTGGGTCTGGTTTGCCGCCAACATCAGTATTCTCGGGCTGCCGCTCGGTGCCACGCTCGTCGCATTCCAGCATCTCGCGATCTGGCAGGCGGCGTTGGTCGCGATCGTGGGCGCCGCGGGATCGTTTGCAATCGTCGGTGTCATTTCGATAGCCGGACGGCGCGGACATGCTCCCAGCTTGACGCTCTCACGCGCCATATTCGGTGTGCGCGGCAACATCGGGCCGACCATCGTGTCACTGCTTTCGCGGCTCGGCTGGGAAACCGTCAACACCACGACCGCGGCTTACGTGTTGTTGTCGCTTGCGACCATTGTGTTCGGCACGCCTGCCGAAGCGAAGGACGCGCCCGTGCTGACGCTCGTGTTCATCGCGGTGTTCGTGGTGATGACGATGATCGTGTCGGGGCTCGGGCACGCGACGCTGCTCATGATCCAGAAGTGGTCAACGTATGTGTTCGGCGTGCTCAACCTGCTGGTCGCGGGGTTTTTGGTGACGGCCATCGACTGGCATGCGGTGTTCAATGCAGCACCTGCGCCATTGAGCGCGGTGATCATCGGCATTGGCACGATTGCAGCGGGAACGGGTATTGGCTGGGCCAATGCCGGCGCCGACATGTCACGCTATCAGGCGCCGAAAGTGAAGGGGCCGGCGCTGGTGGCATCGGCGGCATTTGGCGCCGGCATTCCGCTAATCCTGCTCGTCACGCTCGGCGCGTTGCTCTCGGTGGGTAATGACCATCTCGCATCGGCGACCGATCCTATCGCCGCGATCCGCGAAATGTTGCCCACGTGGATGGCGATTCCGTATCTCATCACAGCATTCGGCGGCTTGCTGCTTTCCAACTACTTGTCCGTGTATTCGGCTGGCTTGACGACGCTCACGCTCGGCTTGAAAGTGAAGCGCGTGCAAGCCGTGGTGGTCGATGTCGTCGTGATCTTCGCCGGCTCGATCTACTTCATGTTGATCGCGGGAAGCTTCTACGGTCCGTTCATCGGCTTCATCTCGTTGCTCGCGGTGCCTATCACGGCATGGGTCGGTATCTTTGTGGTGGACCTGATTCATCGTCAGGAATATTCACCCAAGGATCTGCTCGATGTCTCGCCGCGCAGCGCGTACTGGTACAAAGGCGGTATCGAATGGCGTGCATTCGGCGCCTGGGCACTCGCAATCGTGCTCGGTTTTTGCTTCCTCTCGACAGGCGCTTATCACGGCGTGTTCTCGGGTTCGTGGTTCGGACGTAACGGCCTTGGATGGATCGTGACGTTCGTGGTGGCAGCCGGTGTGTATGCATTGTTGGGCGGCGCACGCGGTTCGGCCAAACGTTGGAAAACAGCATGA
- a CDS encoding ADP-ribosylglycohydrolase family protein produces the protein MSSSLHSTHPTLTDRARGAFYGLALGDAFGMPTQSLSRERIVEQFGRIDKLESAFPDQPIAPDMPAGSITDDTEQAILVAHLLADNNGTIEPLAFAHALIEWEASMKARGSLDLLGPSTKQAIERITAGEDPLRTGRFGTTNGAAMRVTPVGIAFDLRRQERFIDAVVQSCVVTHNTTLGISSAAAVAAAVSAGLNGATLGEALEAGIAMAQAAETRGFWVAGGRIAPRIRQARELMHRSAEDEVVNVLYDVIGTSVASQESVVATFALAFDAERRGNSIESSLGRAASLGGDTDTIAAMLGAILGACAGYDALPASCIDTVRRVNTLDLEPLVDRLLGLRAATA, from the coding sequence ATGTCTTCGTCTTTGCATTCGACTCACCCTACATTGACCGATCGCGCCCGGGGCGCGTTCTATGGACTGGCATTGGGCGACGCGTTCGGCATGCCAACGCAATCGCTCAGCCGCGAACGGATCGTCGAGCAGTTCGGCCGTATCGATAAGCTTGAAAGCGCGTTTCCCGATCAGCCGATCGCACCGGACATGCCGGCGGGTTCGATCACCGACGACACCGAGCAGGCCATTCTCGTTGCGCATCTTCTCGCCGATAACAACGGCACGATCGAACCCCTCGCGTTCGCGCACGCGTTGATTGAATGGGAAGCGTCGATGAAGGCGCGCGGTTCGCTGGACCTGCTCGGGCCATCGACGAAACAGGCTATCGAACGCATCACCGCGGGTGAAGATCCGTTGCGCACGGGACGTTTTGGCACCACGAACGGCGCGGCCATGCGCGTGACGCCGGTCGGCATCGCGTTCGATCTGCGCCGGCAGGAACGGTTTATCGATGCAGTCGTGCAGTCTTGCGTCGTCACGCATAACACCACGCTTGGCATATCGAGCGCGGCGGCGGTGGCAGCGGCGGTATCGGCCGGGCTCAATGGCGCGACTCTGGGCGAAGCGCTTGAAGCCGGCATCGCGATGGCGCAAGCCGCCGAAACGCGCGGCTTCTGGGTTGCGGGCGGACGCATTGCGCCGCGCATTCGCCAGGCGCGCGAACTGATGCATCGAAGTGCAGAAGATGAAGTCGTCAATGTGCTGTACGACGTGATCGGCACGTCGGTGGCATCGCAGGAATCGGTGGTCGCGACGTTCGCGCTCGCCTTCGATGCCGAGCGGCGCGGCAACAGCATCGAATCATCGTTGGGCAGGGCGGCGAGCCTCGGTGGCGACACCGACACCATTGCGGCCATGCTCGGCGCAATCCTCGGCGCGTGTGCGGGTTATGACGCGTTGCCGGCGAGTTGTATCGATACCGTCAGGCGTGTGAACACGCTTGATCTCGAACCGCTTGTCGACCGCTTGCTTGGACTGCGCGCCGCGACTGCCTGA
- the istB gene encoding IS21-like element helper ATPase IstB, with amino-acid sequence MTMSMPEIERSLKQLHLSGVRDTLETRVLQAQAANQPFLETFSMILQDELDRRQSRLVERRHKQSGLEEKLTFAEFDWSFNPKLPRQACLELRTLKFVTAGENALLIGKPGTGKSHVAKAVANQAVLQGYKVQYLETDDFFTRFELSEPPQQEKRLRSILECDLLVLDDLFLSRSIPDVAGALLQTLVHQRYKLRRSVMVTSNRVVQDWGAYLGDNTMSSTILDRLMHHCHSLEFDGRSYRLKEAAETLARKTKAS; translated from the coding sequence ATGACCATGTCGATGCCCGAAATCGAGCGCTCGCTCAAACAACTGCATTTGTCTGGTGTTCGCGACACGCTAGAAACACGCGTCCTGCAAGCGCAAGCGGCAAACCAGCCCTTTCTGGAAACCTTCTCAATGATTCTTCAAGACGAACTCGATCGCCGCCAATCACGGCTCGTCGAGCGCCGGCACAAACAGTCGGGCTTGGAAGAGAAGCTTACGTTCGCCGAGTTCGATTGGTCCTTCAATCCAAAGCTTCCACGCCAGGCCTGTCTGGAGTTGAGGACGTTGAAGTTCGTCACGGCCGGCGAGAACGCGCTTCTTATCGGCAAACCGGGCACTGGCAAGTCGCACGTCGCGAAGGCGGTCGCCAATCAGGCGGTCCTGCAAGGCTATAAGGTCCAGTATCTTGAGACCGACGACTTCTTCACACGCTTTGAGCTTAGTGAACCACCACAACAAGAGAAGCGTTTGCGGAGCATTCTCGAATGCGATTTGCTGGTGCTGGACGACCTATTTTTATCCCGGTCGATTCCAGACGTCGCTGGAGCTTTGCTGCAAACCCTTGTTCATCAACGATACAAACTGCGCCGTAGCGTCATGGTCACGTCAAACCGCGTCGTTCAAGACTGGGGCGCCTACCTCGGCGACAACACCATGAGCAGCACGATTCTGGACCGCCTCATGCATCACTGCCATTCACTCGAATTCGACGGCCGAAGCTACCGCTTGAAAGAAGCTGCGGAAACCCTTGCGCGCAAAACCAAAGCGAGCTAA
- a CDS encoding DUF3597 domain-containing protein, whose protein sequence is MSTFTNILNKIFPQDHPANTASAGATAPAAPPSPNADPSSGSTVAASNVQPPVAALPPVDVEAVLIERQGGVNTQLNWRSSIVDLLKLLDLDSSLDARKELAAELNYPGSTEDSAAMNIWLHKQVMQKLADNGGQIPADLKS, encoded by the coding sequence ATGAGCACTTTTACCAACATCCTCAACAAGATATTTCCGCAAGATCATCCGGCGAATACAGCGTCGGCGGGTGCGACCGCGCCCGCTGCGCCGCCATCGCCGAATGCTGATCCCTCAAGCGGATCGACCGTCGCGGCGAGCAACGTCCAGCCTCCGGTTGCCGCGCTGCCGCCGGTCGATGTCGAAGCCGTACTGATCGAGCGGCAAGGGGGCGTCAACACGCAATTGAACTGGCGTTCATCGATTGTGGATTTGCTGAAGCTGCTCGATCTGGACAGTTCGCTGGATGCCCGCAAGGAACTCGCCGCCGAACTCAACTATCCAGGAAGCACCGAAGACAGTGCTGCGATGAATATATGGTTGCACAAACAAGTCATGCAGAAGCTTGCAGACAACGGCGGTCAGATCCCGGCGGATTTGAAAAGCTGA
- a CDS encoding quinone oxidoreductase family protein, whose protein sequence is MKALRFNQHGDPGVLVIEDLPSPRASAGEAVVRVLAASINPSDVKNVEGRMSQTTLPRTPGRDYSGVVIDGPAEWLGEEVWGSGGDVGFTRDGTHAEELVVPVASLHRKPANLSHEEASAIGVNFITAWCAVVEAAQLQAGESIVIIGVGGVGGAAAQIAKRIGAKVIGVARGANAPGLYVDAMVDSKAPGFIDEIRSLTDGGAAVVFDTVGGSMFETAVHMLGLRGRLVEISATDRREVTFNLADFYHNESRLSGVDTLKRDLIAAGAMLEALRAGFEDGSYKAPVIAQTFALEDAQAAYRAVAAGTKGRVVLTPSK, encoded by the coding sequence ATGAAAGCACTGCGTTTCAATCAGCACGGCGATCCGGGCGTCCTGGTCATCGAGGATCTGCCGTCACCGCGGGCTTCGGCGGGTGAAGCGGTCGTGAGGGTGCTCGCGGCATCGATCAATCCGAGCGACGTAAAGAATGTCGAGGGGCGCATGAGCCAGACCACCTTGCCGCGTACGCCGGGGCGTGACTATTCGGGCGTGGTGATCGACGGTCCGGCCGAATGGCTTGGCGAAGAAGTGTGGGGATCGGGCGGAGACGTCGGCTTTACACGTGACGGCACGCACGCCGAGGAGCTGGTCGTACCGGTCGCCAGTTTGCATCGCAAGCCGGCTAATTTGAGTCATGAAGAGGCATCGGCGATAGGCGTGAACTTCATCACCGCGTGGTGCGCCGTGGTCGAGGCCGCGCAACTGCAGGCGGGGGAAAGCATCGTGATCATCGGCGTCGGCGGGGTGGGCGGAGCGGCGGCGCAGATCGCGAAACGGATCGGCGCGAAGGTCATTGGCGTGGCGCGCGGCGCGAATGCGCCGGGTCTGTACGTGGACGCGATGGTCGATTCGAAAGCGCCCGGTTTCATCGATGAAATCCGCTCGCTCACTGACGGCGGCGCGGCCGTCGTGTTCGATACCGTCGGCGGTTCCATGTTCGAGACGGCCGTGCACATGCTTGGATTGCGTGGGCGGCTGGTGGAGATATCGGCGACGGACCGGCGCGAAGTCACGTTCAACCTCGCCGATTTTTATCACAACGAAAGCCGTCTGTCAGGCGTCGATACACTCAAGCGCGACCTGATCGCGGCGGGCGCGATGCTCGAAGCGCTGCGTGCGGGATTCGAGGACGGCAGCTACAAGGCGCCTGTCATTGCGCAGACGTTTGCACTCGAAGACGCACAGGCTGCTTATCGTGCGGTGGCGGCGGGGACGAAAGGCCGCGTGGTGCTCACGCCGTCGAAATGA
- a CDS encoding PfkB family carbohydrate kinase → MTQTVSQQLSRLIHTGQVIVDLVMQIDALPAPGGDVLARDASFEVGGGFNVMAAARRNGMHVVYPGGHGRGRFGALAREALVREGVEVAGPEVADQDTGICVAIVDASAERTFVSHMGAESVLERDVLDGLAVNAHDIVYVSGYSLMLADKGAVLIGWLEQLPAGTRVAFDPGPLVGAIDPALLNRMLGVVSIWTSNREEALRFALTDSFDTAFDTIISRLAPGALAIVRDGKRGCELRVGESLTYVPGFEVKAVDSNGAGDAHAGVFLAVLATGANAETAARRANAAAAIAVTRHGPATSPDAAGIDAFMASHE, encoded by the coding sequence ATGACGCAAACAGTTTCACAGCAGCTATCCAGGTTGATTCATACGGGTCAGGTAATCGTCGATCTCGTCATGCAGATCGACGCGCTCCCCGCGCCCGGCGGCGATGTGCTCGCGCGCGACGCGAGCTTCGAGGTCGGCGGCGGTTTCAACGTCATGGCCGCTGCGCGGCGCAACGGCATGCACGTGGTCTATCCGGGCGGTCATGGACGCGGCCGCTTTGGTGCGCTCGCCCGCGAAGCGCTCGTGCGCGAGGGCGTAGAGGTTGCGGGTCCGGAAGTGGCTGATCAGGACACGGGCATTTGCGTGGCGATCGTCGATGCATCCGCCGAGCGCACCTTCGTCTCGCACATGGGCGCGGAAAGCGTGCTCGAGCGTGACGTGCTGGACGGCCTCGCGGTGAATGCGCACGACATAGTCTATGTGAGCGGTTACAGCCTGATGCTCGCCGACAAAGGCGCGGTGCTGATCGGCTGGCTGGAGCAGTTGCCTGCCGGGACGCGCGTTGCATTCGATCCGGGTCCGCTGGTCGGCGCTATCGATCCTGCGTTGCTCAATCGCATGCTGGGCGTTGTATCGATATGGACGAGCAACCGCGAGGAAGCGTTGCGCTTTGCGCTGACCGATAGCTTCGATACCGCCTTCGATACGATCATCTCGCGTCTAGCGCCGGGTGCGCTCGCAATCGTTCGCGATGGCAAGCGCGGCTGTGAATTGCGCGTTGGCGAAAGCCTCACGTACGTGCCGGGATTCGAAGTCAAGGCCGTCGACAGCAACGGTGCCGGCGATGCCCACGCCGGCGTGTTCCTGGCCGTGCTGGCCACTGGCGCGAATGCGGAAACGGCCGCACGCCGTGCAAACGCAGCGGCTGCGATTGCGGTGACGCGGCATGGCCCGGCGACATCGCCGGACGCGGCCGGGATCGATGCGTTCATGGCGTCGCACGAATAG
- a CDS encoding NADP-dependent oxidoreductase, translated as MTASIAQQIVLAARPTGGRAQLTDFRLEDVPMPVPKEGQVLLRVDYLSLDPYMRGRMNDARSYAKPVQIGEPMTGESVATVIESKDAALPAGAHVLVTAGWVSHAVADAKNLAALPADGIPVRAYLGVLGMPGFTAYSGMAAIGKPKSGETVVVGAASGPVGSLVGQLAKLVGARVVGIAGGAKKCAYVVEQLGFDAAIDHRAPDFADQLANACPSGIDVYFENIGGAVWKAVLPLLNQYGRVPVCGLMAQTSGKNDGVDDGLATTMRAILTRSLTVRGYINYEFLAEYRQAFLKDVGGYLRDGKIKHQEDVTDGLANAPQAFLDMIDGRNFGKVLVRVGDGE; from the coding sequence ATGACTGCATCCATCGCCCAGCAGATCGTTCTGGCCGCTCGCCCGACAGGCGGCCGCGCACAGCTCACGGATTTCCGCCTCGAAGATGTGCCCATGCCCGTGCCGAAAGAGGGGCAGGTGCTGTTGCGCGTCGATTACTTGTCGCTCGATCCGTATATGCGCGGCCGCATGAACGACGCGCGCTCGTACGCGAAACCCGTGCAGATCGGTGAGCCGATGACGGGCGAAAGCGTGGCGACGGTCATCGAATCGAAGGATGCAGCGCTGCCGGCCGGCGCGCACGTTCTGGTGACGGCGGGCTGGGTGTCACATGCCGTAGCCGATGCAAAAAACCTCGCCGCGCTTCCCGCCGATGGCATTCCCGTCCGCGCCTATCTCGGAGTGCTCGGCATGCCGGGCTTCACCGCGTACTCGGGCATGGCCGCGATCGGCAAGCCGAAGAGCGGCGAGACCGTGGTGGTCGGCGCGGCGAGCGGACCGGTTGGATCGCTCGTGGGGCAACTCGCTAAGCTGGTGGGTGCGCGCGTGGTCGGCATTGCGGGCGGCGCGAAAAAATGCGCGTATGTGGTCGAGCAACTGGGCTTCGATGCCGCCATCGATCACCGTGCGCCTGACTTCGCCGATCAACTGGCGAACGCGTGTCCGAGCGGTATCGATGTTTATTTCGAGAATATCGGCGGCGCGGTCTGGAAGGCCGTTTTGCCTTTGCTCAATCAATATGGGCGCGTTCCGGTGTGCGGACTGATGGCGCAGACATCGGGGAAGAATGACGGCGTGGACGATGGACTCGCCACCACCATGCGCGCGATCCTGACGCGCAGTCTGACTGTGCGCGGGTATATCAATTACGAGTTTCTGGCTGAGTATCGGCAGGCGTTCCTGAAGGACGTCGGTGGATATCTGCGCGACGGCAAGATCAAACATCAGGAAGATGTCACGGACGGGCTCGCGAACGCGCCGCAAGCTTTCCTCGATATGATCGATGGACGCAATTTCGGGAAGGTGCTGGTGCGGGTGGGTGACGGGGAATGA
- a CDS encoding GntR family transcriptional regulator, which translates to MAKRAVKAAEVGRSKAHMVAATIEQEILTGRLPYGQQLESENELVERFAVSRNTVRKGLDLLTNGGLITRKGGIGSFVTFNGQNIDGTLGWTTAIEKAGGAQTRLLQIALVEDETLAQELKLERSTFVAIDRMRVMGAEGQCISLERSRLPFNDDLAALPLEGLVGGSLNRTLIEHGMVPHHGEQWAEVTGLEAADARLLKRRAGTSFLRSRRLTRDREDRIIEYVVSLLDPAFFALHLEF; encoded by the coding sequence ATGGCAAAACGAGCAGTAAAAGCGGCGGAGGTCGGGCGTTCGAAGGCGCATATGGTCGCCGCCACGATCGAGCAGGAGATTTTGACGGGACGCCTGCCTTATGGGCAGCAACTGGAAAGCGAGAACGAACTGGTCGAGCGGTTCGCGGTCAGTCGCAACACGGTTCGCAAGGGACTCGATCTCCTGACCAATGGCGGATTGATTACACGCAAGGGCGGTATCGGTTCTTTCGTGACGTTCAACGGGCAGAACATCGACGGCACGCTCGGCTGGACCACCGCGATAGAAAAAGCAGGCGGCGCGCAAACGCGTTTGCTGCAGATCGCGCTGGTTGAAGACGAGACGCTCGCGCAGGAACTGAAGCTCGAGCGCAGCACGTTTGTCGCCATCGACCGGATGCGGGTGATGGGCGCCGAAGGGCAATGTATTTCGCTGGAACGCAGCCGTCTGCCTTTCAACGATGACCTCGCGGCGCTGCCGCTTGAAGGTCTCGTGGGCGGGTCGCTGAACCGGACGCTGATCGAGCATGGCATGGTGCCGCATCACGGCGAGCAGTGGGCGGAAGTAACTGGCCTGGAAGCTGCCGATGCACGCCTGCTCAAGCGTCGCGCGGGCACGTCGTTCCTGCGTTCGCGGCGGCTCACGCGTGATCGGGAGGACCGCATTATCGAGTATGTCGTGAGCTTGCTGGACCCGGCTTTTTTTGCACTACACCTGGAATTCTGA
- a CDS encoding porin, whose protein sequence is MNIRIPAALVLICLAPAAKAQSSVTLYGIVDEFVQVVNTGSGYTGAVGSSGQWASRVGLRGTEDIGGGNHINFDLQNGFNPNDGTFASPGSMFNRQAWVGISGGWGEVRAGRQNSPIFNDQGGLDAFGAATQASGFSNLMTFTVRTSNTVSYTSPVMGGLQFSLYSGFGDAGGVRSAGSSYQADVTYTHGPVGAVFAAQAVKSADGTATDRTEEAGLSYQIGKTTLFAGWSGSKWRDINLDVNVYGASALYQFTPSSALAAGYTYLHDETGQGNNASQISALYTYSLSKRTNIYSALSFLQNRGQAAYRLAGSANAGLPLAYNGADARGFQLGIVQRF, encoded by the coding sequence ATGAACATCCGCATTCCGGCCGCACTGGTCCTGATCTGTCTCGCCCCGGCGGCGAAGGCGCAATCGAGCGTCACGTTGTATGGCATCGTCGATGAATTCGTGCAGGTGGTGAACACGGGCAGCGGTTATACGGGCGCGGTCGGTTCGTCGGGACAATGGGCGAGCCGCGTCGGCTTGCGCGGCACCGAGGACATTGGCGGGGGCAACCACATCAATTTCGATTTGCAGAATGGTTTCAATCCGAACGATGGCACCTTCGCATCGCCGGGAAGCATGTTCAACCGTCAGGCGTGGGTGGGCATTTCAGGCGGATGGGGTGAGGTGCGCGCGGGCCGCCAGAACTCGCCGATCTTCAACGATCAAGGCGGTCTCGACGCATTCGGCGCGGCCACGCAGGCATCCGGCTTCAGCAACTTGATGACGTTCACGGTGCGCACGAGCAATACGGTGTCGTACACGTCGCCGGTGATGGGCGGCCTGCAATTCAGCCTCTATTCGGGTTTTGGCGATGCCGGCGGCGTGCGCTCCGCAGGCTCCAGTTACCAGGCCGACGTGACTTACACGCATGGTCCGGTCGGCGCGGTTTTCGCGGCGCAGGCGGTCAAGAGCGCGGACGGCACCGCGACCGACAGAACCGAGGAAGCGGGTCTTTCGTATCAAATCGGCAAGACCACGCTGTTCGCCGGATGGAGCGGCTCGAAGTGGCGCGACATCAACCTTGACGTGAATGTTTATGGCGCATCGGCGCTGTATCAGTTCACGCCTTCGAGTGCATTGGCCGCGGGCTACACCTATCTCCACGATGAAACCGGGCAGGGCAATAACGCCAGCCAGATCTCGGCGCTCTATACGTATTCGTTGTCGAAGCGGACCAACATCTACAGCGCGTTGTCGTTCCTGCAAAACCGCGGGCAGGCGGCGTACCGGCTGGCGGGTTCGGCAAATGCCGGCTTGCCGCTTGCGTACAACGGCGCCGACGCGCGTGGCTTCCAGTTGGGCATCGTGCAACGATTTTAA